One genomic segment of Mesoterricola silvestris includes these proteins:
- a CDS encoding MFS transporter, with translation MPQASRLRSVLSLTVLVASLGYFVDMFDLLLFPILRQPSLTDLGILGPAQLEAYKNLLNAQMVGMLLGGIFWGVLGDKKGRLSTLFGSIALYSVANIANAFVHSTHTYMLWRFLAGFGLAGELGAAVTLVSEILPRDLRVYGTTLVAAVGIFGTVAAGLVGRYLPWRMGYLMGGGLGLLLLVMRIGIRESAMFNKEKTSGVARGDFLSLFTHAGRLGRYLRCILIGLPTWFVVAILVNLAPEFAPRLGVAGPVNAGTAVAFCYSGITLGSLCSGLLSQALGSRRKVVALFLALSVLGVATYLGVRGLRPALYYALIGWLGLSAGYWAVFVTIAAEQFGTNLRSTVATTVPNFVRGAVPLITLGFMYFKDRLGFVGSAWIVGAACFALAAVSLMGLQETHGRDLDFVE, from the coding sequence ATGCCCCAAGCCTCCCGCCTCCGCTCCGTGCTCAGCCTCACCGTCCTGGTGGCCTCCCTGGGCTACTTCGTGGACATGTTCGACCTGCTGCTGTTCCCCATCCTGCGCCAGCCCAGCCTCACGGACCTGGGCATCCTGGGGCCGGCCCAGCTGGAGGCCTACAAGAACCTGCTCAACGCCCAGATGGTGGGCATGCTCCTGGGGGGGATCTTCTGGGGGGTCCTGGGCGACAAGAAGGGCCGGCTCTCCACCCTGTTCGGAAGCATCGCCCTCTATTCCGTGGCCAATATCGCCAACGCCTTCGTGCACTCCACCCACACCTACATGCTCTGGAGGTTCCTGGCGGGCTTCGGCCTGGCCGGGGAACTGGGCGCGGCCGTGACCCTGGTGAGCGAGATCCTGCCCCGGGACCTGCGGGTGTACGGCACCACCCTGGTGGCGGCGGTGGGGATCTTCGGCACGGTGGCGGCGGGGCTGGTGGGCCGCTACCTGCCCTGGCGCATGGGCTACCTCATGGGCGGCGGCCTGGGACTCCTGCTGCTGGTCATGCGCATCGGCATCCGCGAAAGCGCCATGTTCAACAAGGAAAAGACCAGCGGCGTGGCCCGGGGCGACTTCCTGAGCCTGTTCACCCACGCCGGTCGGCTGGGTCGCTACCTGCGCTGCATCCTCATCGGGCTTCCCACCTGGTTCGTGGTGGCGATCCTGGTGAACCTGGCCCCGGAATTCGCCCCCCGCCTGGGCGTCGCCGGCCCGGTGAATGCCGGCACCGCCGTGGCCTTCTGCTACAGCGGCATCACCCTCGGCAGCCTCTGCTCGGGCCTGCTCAGCCAGGCCCTGGGCAGCCGCCGGAAGGTGGTGGCGCTCTTCCTCGCCCTGTCCGTGCTGGGCGTGGCCACGTACCTGGGCGTCCGGGGCCTGCGCCCCGCCCTGTACTACGCCCTCATCGGCTGGCTGGGCCTGTCCGCGGGCTACTGGGCCGTCTTCGTCACCATCGCCGCCGAACAGTTCGGCACCAACCTCAGGTCCACGGTGGCCACCACCGTGCCCAATTTCGTGCGCGGCGCGGTCCCGCTGATCACCCTGGGCTTCATGTACTTCAAGGACCGCCTGGGCTTCGTGGGCAGCGCCTGGATCGTCGGGGCGGCATGCTTCGCCCTGGCCGCAGTCTCGCTGATGGGGCTCCAGGAGACCCATGGCCGGGACCTGGATTTCGTGGAATAG
- a CDS encoding TlpA family protein disulfide reductase yields the protein MLHPSRRMLLPALVAGIAAFAHAGTLKVGDPAPPLPVAAWFKGKPVTAFEPGRMYVVEFWATWCGPCRTSIPHLTELARKFAGKVDFVGISILEKKAGPADKGYLKGVEAFVKEQGDKMVYHVGADGPAGTIADTWFKPSGSPGIPTAILVNGQGRIHWIGHPMELDPVLDAVVAGTFDARAAAAKREAETERRARDEKAIQPFFAAMRKGDYAEAARVGAELFPTHPSVEMSFGHVYYSALAHTDPARADAYARALAAGPFKDSAPGLAMLAGTMLENSAQEAGLIVKVADQALLAAKSQDDPYFLDMSAQAHARAGDFKVAAEREARALATGKVPEPQREAVTARLKSYQSHGSPAKG from the coding sequence ATGCTCCACCCTTCCCGCAGAATGCTCCTCCCGGCCCTGGTGGCGGGCATCGCCGCCTTCGCCCATGCCGGCACCCTCAAGGTGGGGGATCCGGCCCCTCCCCTTCCCGTGGCCGCGTGGTTCAAGGGAAAGCCGGTGACGGCCTTCGAACCGGGGCGCATGTACGTGGTGGAATTCTGGGCCACCTGGTGCGGGCCCTGCCGGACCAGCATTCCCCACCTCACGGAGCTGGCCCGGAAGTTCGCGGGCAAGGTGGACTTCGTGGGCATCAGCATCCTGGAGAAGAAGGCGGGGCCCGCGGACAAGGGCTACCTGAAGGGCGTCGAGGCCTTCGTGAAGGAACAGGGGGACAAGATGGTCTACCACGTGGGCGCCGACGGCCCCGCCGGGACCATCGCCGACACCTGGTTCAAGCCCTCGGGCTCGCCGGGAATCCCCACGGCCATCCTCGTGAACGGCCAGGGACGCATCCACTGGATCGGCCACCCCATGGAGCTCGATCCGGTGCTGGACGCCGTGGTGGCGGGCACCTTCGATGCCAGGGCGGCCGCCGCCAAGAGGGAAGCCGAGACCGAGCGCAGGGCGAGGGACGAAAAGGCCATTCAGCCCTTCTTCGCGGCCATGCGCAAGGGGGACTACGCCGAGGCGGCCCGGGTGGGGGCGGAACTCTTCCCCACCCATCCGTCGGTGGAAATGAGCTTCGGCCACGTCTACTATTCCGCCCTCGCCCACACGGACCCCGCCAGGGCCGACGCCTACGCCCGGGCCCTCGCGGCGGGCCCCTTCAAGGACAGTGCCCCGGGCCTCGCCATGCTGGCCGGGACCATGCTCGAGAATTCCGCCCAGGAGGCCGGCCTGATCGTCAAGGTGGCGGACCAGGCCCTCCTCGCCGCCAAGAGCCAGGACGATCCCTACTTCCTGGACATGTCCGCCCAGGCCCACGCCAGGGCGGGGGATTTCAAGGTGGCCGCCGAACGGGAGGCCCGGGCCCTGGCCACCGGCAAGGTCCCCGAACCCCAACGGGAAGCGGTGACCGCCCGGCTGAAGTCCTACCAGTCCCACGGATCGCCCGCGAAGGGGTGA
- a CDS encoding M16 family metallopeptidase: MIPTPGRVAAAALCALAPLAAQDLPVTERTLPNGMRVLLVERHDEPTIACGWVARVGSADERPGITGIAHLFEHMMFKGTKVIGTRNPARDAELNALQDRTMEGIRAELDLLRERLRRGEIQDLNDPKVRSPRHQRLLGELDALVKEQRGLIVKDELDKVYKQAGATGLNANTTPDRTFFHIQVPANKLELWAWLEADRIRNAVFREFYSERDVVLEERRLRVEATPTGKVQETFNAMVWQAHPYTWPVIGWPSDIATVTRDQADTFFSTYYAPNNITAILVGDFRTEEAFGLVKAYFGAIPGRAAVPPKVTTLEPPQGAEQRLEAAADAMPMVQCVHKGVPSVHRDAPALDVLSAVLNGNSGRLNRELVIGRKVAVDAGAGNNSMKFGGLFYLGGVPAPGHTPEEVERLLLQEVERIQKDGITERELQKVKNQVQAATYGRMENNMDLLSQLAEAEGAGTYKDFLADPAHLAAVTREDVQRVARQYFVPGNRSTLVIRRKEAK; this comes from the coding sequence ATGATTCCCACCCCAGGCCGGGTGGCCGCGGCAGCCTTGTGCGCCCTGGCTCCCCTCGCCGCCCAGGACCTTCCCGTGACCGAACGGACCCTGCCCAACGGCATGCGGGTCCTCCTGGTCGAGCGCCACGACGAGCCCACCATCGCCTGCGGGTGGGTGGCCCGGGTGGGCAGCGCCGACGAGCGCCCCGGGATCACCGGCATCGCGCACCTCTTCGAGCACATGATGTTCAAGGGGACCAAGGTGATCGGCACCCGGAACCCGGCCCGGGACGCGGAGCTGAACGCCCTCCAGGACCGCACCATGGAAGGCATCCGCGCCGAGCTGGACCTGCTGCGCGAGCGCCTCCGGCGGGGCGAGATCCAGGACCTCAACGATCCGAAGGTGCGCAGCCCCCGCCACCAGCGGCTCCTGGGCGAGCTGGACGCCCTGGTGAAGGAGCAGCGCGGCCTCATCGTGAAGGACGAACTGGACAAGGTGTACAAGCAGGCCGGAGCCACGGGCCTCAACGCCAACACCACCCCGGACCGCACCTTCTTCCACATCCAGGTGCCAGCCAACAAGCTGGAGCTCTGGGCCTGGCTGGAGGCGGACCGGATCCGCAACGCCGTCTTCCGGGAATTCTACAGCGAGCGGGACGTGGTCCTGGAGGAGCGCCGCCTTCGGGTGGAGGCCACCCCCACCGGCAAGGTCCAGGAGACCTTCAACGCCATGGTGTGGCAGGCCCACCCCTACACCTGGCCCGTCATCGGCTGGCCCAGCGACATCGCCACCGTGACCCGGGACCAGGCGGACACCTTCTTCTCCACCTACTACGCGCCCAACAACATCACGGCCATCCTCGTGGGCGATTTCAGGACCGAGGAGGCCTTCGGCCTGGTCAAGGCCTACTTCGGCGCCATCCCGGGCCGCGCGGCGGTCCCCCCCAAGGTGACGACGCTGGAACCGCCCCAGGGCGCCGAGCAGCGCCTCGAGGCCGCGGCCGACGCCATGCCCATGGTCCAGTGCGTGCACAAGGGGGTGCCTTCGGTCCACCGGGACGCCCCGGCCCTGGACGTGCTCAGCGCCGTGCTGAACGGCAATTCCGGGCGGTTGAACCGGGAGCTGGTGATCGGCCGGAAGGTGGCCGTGGACGCGGGCGCGGGCAACAATTCCATGAAGTTCGGCGGCCTCTTCTACCTGGGCGGGGTCCCGGCCCCCGGCCACACGCCGGAGGAGGTGGAGCGCCTTCTCCTGCAGGAGGTGGAGCGCATCCAGAAGGACGGCATCACCGAAAGGGAGCTCCAGAAGGTGAAGAACCAGGTGCAGGCCGCCACCTACGGCCGCATGGAGAACAACATGGACCTGCTGAGCCAGCTGGCCGAGGCCGAGGGCGCGGGGACCTACAAGGACTTCCTGGCCGACCCCGCCCACCTCGCGGCGGTGACCCGGGAGGATGTCCAGCGGGTGGCGCGCCAGTATTTCGTCCCCGGGAACCGCAGCACGCTCGTGATCCGTCGCAAGGAGGCAAAGTGA
- a CDS encoding M16 family metallopeptidase, producing MARPMILALFLGGSLLAQGTFPRPEQITFKPLKFEAPRAAAFKARLRNGIPAYVAGDPADLPFVRIRVLIKGGSYLDPRGKEGLAALTGMQMRAGGTEKTAAAALDERLEFLAGNIGSGLGETSGYVDMQFMEKDLKEGLELFMQVLTAPAFAQDRLDQAKANLLQGLLARNDRIEEIAKGEMPRLLNGEDHFSSARITGASLKAITREDMAAFHARLLHPANLVVSVSGRFKREAMLGLLERTLGALKPGPAAKASPKVPAPDFRRKPGIYVVDKDVPQSLVRFALPGLRRTDPDWHAALVLNQVLGGSGFTSRLMKKIRSDEGLTYGVGTGLGDGAHWKGNWSGSLQTKNRSVAYALRLALAEIQRLRDTPVPAEELAVIKDSMVEAFPSRWGRKANVVNTFADEDLAGWPEDWWAGFREKIQAVTAADVQRAARKYLDPSQLVILVVGKAAEAEAGDVKDHPGALKDVAPLPLVHLPSRDPLTLLPLS from the coding sequence ATGGCCCGACCCATGATCCTGGCCCTGTTCCTGGGCGGGAGCCTCCTGGCCCAGGGGACCTTCCCGCGCCCCGAGCAGATCACCTTCAAGCCCCTGAAATTCGAGGCCCCCCGCGCCGCGGCCTTCAAGGCCCGGCTGCGCAACGGCATCCCGGCCTATGTGGCGGGGGACCCCGCGGACCTGCCCTTCGTGCGGATCCGCGTGCTCATCAAGGGCGGGTCCTACCTGGACCCCCGGGGCAAGGAGGGCCTCGCCGCGCTCACCGGCATGCAGATGCGCGCCGGCGGCACGGAGAAGACCGCCGCGGCGGCCCTGGACGAGCGCCTGGAATTCCTGGCGGGAAACATCGGCTCGGGCCTGGGGGAGACCTCCGGGTACGTGGACATGCAGTTCATGGAGAAGGACCTCAAGGAGGGGCTGGAGCTCTTCATGCAGGTGCTCACCGCCCCGGCCTTCGCCCAGGACCGCCTGGACCAGGCCAAGGCGAACCTCCTGCAGGGCCTCCTGGCCCGCAACGACCGGATCGAGGAGATCGCCAAGGGCGAGATGCCCCGCCTCCTGAACGGCGAAGACCACTTCAGCTCGGCCCGCATCACCGGCGCCAGCCTCAAGGCCATCACCCGGGAGGACATGGCCGCCTTCCACGCCCGGCTCCTCCATCCCGCCAACCTGGTGGTGTCGGTTTCGGGCCGGTTCAAGCGGGAGGCCATGCTGGGCCTCCTGGAAAGGACCCTGGGCGCCCTCAAGCCCGGTCCCGCCGCCAAGGCCAGCCCCAAGGTCCCGGCCCCCGACTTCCGCCGCAAGCCCGGGATCTACGTGGTGGACAAGGACGTGCCCCAGAGCCTCGTGCGCTTCGCCCTGCCCGGGCTGCGGCGCACCGATCCCGACTGGCACGCGGCCCTCGTCCTGAACCAGGTGCTGGGCGGCAGCGGCTTCACCTCGCGCCTCATGAAGAAGATCCGCAGCGACGAAGGGCTCACCTACGGCGTGGGCACCGGCCTCGGGGACGGCGCCCACTGGAAGGGCAACTGGAGCGGGTCCCTGCAGACCAAGAACCGCTCCGTGGCCTACGCCCTGCGCCTGGCCCTGGCCGAGATCCAGCGCCTGCGGGACACCCCCGTGCCCGCCGAGGAACTGGCCGTGATCAAGGACAGCATGGTCGAAGCCTTTCCCTCCCGATGGGGCAGGAAGGCCAACGTGGTGAACACCTTCGCCGACGAGGACCTGGCGGGGTGGCCCGAGGACTGGTGGGCGGGCTTCCGCGAAAAGATCCAGGCCGTCACCGCCGCCGACGTGCAGCGCGCGGCCCGGAAGTACCTGGACCCGAGCCAGCTGGTGATCCTCGTCGTAGGCAAGGCCGCCGAGGCAGAGGCCGGCGACGTGAAGGACCACCCCGGCGCCCTGAAGGACGTCGCCCCGCTGCCCCTGGTCCACCTCCCCTCCCGGGATCCCCTCACCCTCCTGCCCCTTTCCTGA
- a CDS encoding protein-disulfide reductase DsbD family protein — translation MPFRRILTFLALAGAMAIQASAFDPETDVSVAYEKGAVVITAPKGAHIKKSFTEVTLASKPGSLKAGPLPRADAKDELNEDIYHGAVRIPVAGSGLKGEVALDVQYQPCTEGAGGNCFPPTTRRLKVAAAEIPALKESVPAPKAVAPEVEPAPAPELKAAPPQAPPPPAPAPAEPRRGFLISLIVVFLAGMGASLTPCVYPMIPITMAIIGAKRGDGGGRLKGFSLSMALVLGMAVTYTALGVVAARSGATFGAFAQKPAFLVPVSVLFAAFSLSLFGAFELALPQGLQNRLQGGGPRKGYLGAFFMGLVLGPLAAPCVGPIIGTVLVGIAQQGDAVRGGIQLFTFAIGMGVLFLVVGTFSAALPRSGDWLTRFKYVMGLVVLGFAAWNVRLVVPEWASFLMWTVTALAGAAVFGAFEPGEGLTGQIRKGFAIFLVALAVLLGFRAVETGLDLKLLPAPAAAAAEKAPGAWGTDYEKALAQAKAEGKLVLLDTFAVWCAQCKELDEKTWPDPQVAAWIKDNAVPVKIDADKVRPDLARSLRIRSFPTVVLLDGDGREVRRSLGFRTPADMLTWLRH, via the coding sequence ATGCCGTTCCGCCGAATCCTCACCTTCCTCGCCCTCGCCGGCGCCATGGCCATCCAGGCTTCCGCTTTTGATCCCGAGACGGATGTCTCCGTGGCCTACGAGAAGGGGGCCGTGGTCATCACCGCCCCCAAGGGCGCCCACATCAAGAAATCCTTCACCGAGGTCACCCTGGCCTCGAAGCCGGGGAGCCTCAAGGCCGGCCCCCTGCCCAGGGCCGACGCCAAGGATGAGCTCAACGAGGACATCTACCACGGCGCCGTGCGCATCCCCGTGGCCGGCAGCGGCCTCAAGGGCGAGGTGGCCCTGGACGTCCAGTACCAGCCCTGCACGGAAGGGGCGGGGGGGAACTGCTTCCCGCCCACCACCCGCCGCCTCAAGGTCGCGGCGGCGGAGATCCCCGCCCTCAAGGAGTCCGTACCCGCCCCGAAGGCCGTGGCCCCCGAGGTGGAACCCGCCCCGGCCCCGGAGCTGAAGGCCGCCCCGCCCCAGGCCCCACCGCCGCCCGCCCCCGCTCCGGCCGAACCCCGGCGCGGTTTCCTGATCAGCCTGATCGTGGTGTTCCTGGCGGGCATGGGCGCCAGCCTCACCCCCTGCGTCTATCCGATGATCCCCATCACCATGGCCATCATCGGCGCCAAGCGGGGCGATGGGGGGGGCCGCCTCAAGGGCTTCAGCCTCTCCATGGCCCTCGTCCTGGGCATGGCGGTGACCTACACGGCGCTCGGCGTGGTGGCCGCCAGGAGCGGCGCCACCTTCGGCGCCTTCGCCCAGAAGCCGGCCTTCCTCGTTCCCGTTTCCGTGCTCTTCGCGGCCTTCTCCCTGTCGCTCTTCGGGGCCTTCGAACTGGCCCTCCCCCAGGGGCTGCAGAACCGGCTCCAGGGCGGCGGCCCCCGCAAGGGCTATCTGGGCGCCTTCTTCATGGGCCTGGTGCTGGGGCCCCTGGCGGCGCCCTGCGTGGGGCCCATCATCGGCACGGTGCTGGTGGGCATCGCCCAGCAGGGCGACGCCGTGAGGGGGGGCATCCAGCTCTTCACCTTCGCCATCGGCATGGGCGTCCTCTTCCTGGTGGTGGGGACCTTCTCGGCCGCGCTGCCCCGCAGCGGGGACTGGCTGACCCGCTTCAAGTACGTCATGGGCCTGGTGGTGCTGGGCTTCGCGGCCTGGAACGTGCGCCTCGTGGTTCCCGAATGGGCGAGCTTCCTGATGTGGACCGTCACGGCCCTCGCCGGCGCCGCGGTGTTCGGCGCCTTCGAACCCGGAGAGGGGCTCACCGGGCAGATCCGCAAGGGCTTCGCCATCTTCCTGGTGGCCCTGGCCGTCCTCCTTGGTTTCCGGGCCGTGGAAACGGGCCTGGACCTCAAACTGCTTCCCGCCCCCGCCGCGGCCGCCGCCGAAAAGGCCCCCGGCGCCTGGGGCACCGATTACGAGAAGGCCCTGGCGCAGGCCAAGGCCGAGGGCAAGCTGGTGCTCCTGGACACCTTCGCCGTGTGGTGCGCCCAGTGCAAGGAACTGGACGAGAAGACCTGGCCCGACCCGCAGGTGGCGGCCTGGATCAAGGACAATGCGGTGCCCGTGAAGATCGACGCCGACAAGGTCCGCCCCGACCTGGCCAGGTCCCTCCGGATCCGGAGCTTCCCCACCGTCGTCCTGCTGGACGGGGACGGCCGGGAGGTGCGCCGCAGCCTGGGCTTCCGGACCCCCGCCGACATGCTCACCTGGCTCCGCCACTAG
- the trxB gene encoding thioredoxin-disulfide reductase — translation MTMNHRRIIIIGTGPAGYTAAIYASRANLAPLVLEGAQPGGQLTITTEVENYPGFREGIPGPGLMDEMRAQALRLGAEIVPETVLSAHLDVRPMVVVTESGDYTCDALVIATGASAKWLGIGKDEELGRRGGGVSACATCDGFFYRGKEVAVVGGGDTALEEALYLTRFARHVHLVHRRDTLRASKAMQERAKANPKITFHWNQAVADLETRRVETSPGNPVEKLRALRLKDTRDGSPSLLEVEGLFVAVGHRPNTAFLRGALPADENGYLLVEKGSTRTPVPGVFACGDVQDSTYRQAITAAGSGCMAAVDAERWLSETCPPSRETSHV, via the coding sequence ATGACCATGAACCACCGCAGGATCATCATCATCGGCACGGGCCCCGCGGGCTACACCGCGGCCATCTACGCCTCCCGGGCCAACCTGGCGCCCCTGGTGCTGGAGGGCGCCCAGCCCGGAGGCCAGCTCACCATCACCACCGAGGTGGAGAACTACCCGGGCTTCCGGGAGGGCATCCCGGGCCCCGGGCTCATGGACGAGATGCGGGCCCAGGCCCTGCGCCTGGGCGCGGAGATCGTTCCGGAAACCGTCCTTTCGGCCCACCTGGACGTGCGGCCCATGGTGGTGGTGACGGAATCCGGGGACTACACCTGCGACGCGCTGGTCATCGCCACGGGCGCCTCCGCCAAGTGGCTGGGCATCGGCAAGGACGAGGAGCTGGGCCGCAGGGGCGGGGGCGTCTCCGCCTGCGCCACCTGCGACGGGTTCTTCTACCGGGGCAAGGAGGTGGCCGTGGTGGGCGGGGGCGACACCGCCCTGGAGGAGGCCCTCTACCTCACCCGCTTCGCCCGCCACGTGCACCTGGTGCACCGCCGGGACACCCTGCGGGCCTCCAAGGCCATGCAGGAGCGGGCCAAGGCCAACCCGAAAATCACCTTCCACTGGAACCAGGCCGTGGCCGATCTGGAAACCCGGCGGGTGGAAACCTCCCCCGGAAACCCGGTGGAAAAGCTCCGGGCCCTCCGGCTCAAGGACACCCGCGACGGGAGCCCGTCCCTGCTGGAGGTGGAGGGGCTCTTCGTGGCCGTGGGCCACCGCCCCAACACCGCCTTCCTCCGGGGCGCCCTCCCCGCGGACGAGAACGGCTACCTGCTGGTGGAGAAGGGCTCCACCCGCACCCCCGTCCCGGGCGTCTTCGCCTGCGGCGACGTGCAGGACAGCACCTACCGCCAGGCCATCACCGCCGCCGGATCCGGGTGCATGGCCGCCGTGGACGCCGAACGCTGGCTTTCCGAAACCTGCCCCCCTTCCCGGGAGACCTCCCATGTCTGA
- the trxA gene encoding thioredoxin, with product MSDLASVSDAGFAAAIAQGVTLVDFWAPWCGPCKALSPVLEKVAADLGDRARILKMDIDANPETAASLGIMSIPALVLFKDGKRLDQRGSLHAAQIRALVEAVL from the coding sequence ATGTCTGACCTCGCCTCCGTCTCCGACGCCGGTTTCGCCGCCGCCATCGCCCAGGGCGTGACCCTGGTGGATTTCTGGGCCCCCTGGTGCGGCCCCTGCAAGGCCCTCTCCCCCGTGCTGGAGAAGGTCGCCGCCGACCTGGGGGACCGGGCCCGGATCCTGAAGATGGATATCGACGCCAATCCCGAGACCGCGGCCTCCCTGGGCATCATGTCCATTCCGGCCCTGGTGCTCTTCAAGGACGGGAAGCGCCTGGATCAGCGCGGTTCCCTCCACGCCGCCCAGATCCGGGCCCTGGTGGAGGCCGTCCTCTAG
- a CDS encoding methyl-accepting chemotaxis protein produces MVKRGLALKFFLPVGGALAVVVGAVVLFIGALQSRGAERAFRDHLTSLATTSRSMMHSEAEEYCRSRGMSYHRVIVGDKAAEGEEGAYEQGVLRAFEANPKLESMDREYEDAQGRPNQVAFAPARLQDSCVTCHQAFGIDRFKDRKVGDLVAAFGVSVSTEGLQKEVRDLRLLCLGAGILVLAAISGLVTYFVRRIILAPLSELSGSILRIAQGDLTVRTEVRSDDEIGQLGTAFNGMVSDLNGALLRVERASEQVASGSTQLAASADEMVRTVDDAARGGEALREAGQGVMAALEHLMGNVRAMDDHTRRTVAETGVAVRDTDQGALAGQGAAEGMKEIEQATSRINQAIRVIQDIARQTNLLSLNAAIEAAKAGAQGKGFAVVAEEVRKLAERSAQSAREIEEIIGQTQEAVKGGVRSVATTLERLDDIRSRISEVSGSIHGIEGLAREQGQTGVEVKGLMEHTSSRLEQNAAATAQLSATVHEITKTAEELSTVAEEMKDLVQKFRL; encoded by the coding sequence ATGGTCAAGCGTGGGCTGGCTCTGAAGTTCTTCCTGCCTGTGGGGGGCGCCCTGGCGGTGGTGGTGGGGGCGGTGGTGCTGTTCATCGGGGCCCTCCAGTCCCGGGGGGCGGAGCGGGCCTTCCGGGACCACCTCACCTCCCTGGCCACCACCTCCCGGTCCATGATGCATTCGGAGGCGGAGGAGTACTGCCGGTCCCGGGGCATGAGCTACCACCGGGTCATCGTGGGCGACAAGGCCGCGGAGGGGGAGGAGGGGGCCTACGAGCAGGGCGTGCTCCGGGCCTTCGAGGCCAACCCGAAGCTGGAATCCATGGACCGGGAGTACGAGGACGCCCAGGGCCGGCCCAACCAGGTGGCCTTCGCCCCGGCCCGGCTCCAGGATTCCTGCGTGACCTGCCACCAGGCCTTCGGCATCGACCGCTTCAAGGACCGGAAGGTGGGGGACCTGGTGGCGGCCTTCGGGGTGTCGGTGTCCACCGAGGGGCTGCAGAAGGAGGTGCGGGACCTCAGGCTCCTGTGCCTGGGGGCGGGGATCCTGGTGCTGGCGGCCATCAGCGGGCTGGTCACCTACTTCGTGCGGCGGATCATCCTGGCGCCCCTGTCGGAGCTGTCCGGATCCATCCTCCGCATCGCCCAGGGCGACCTCACGGTGCGCACCGAGGTGCGCAGCGACGACGAGATCGGCCAGCTGGGGACGGCCTTCAACGGCATGGTGTCGGACCTCAACGGAGCCCTCCTGCGGGTGGAGCGGGCCTCGGAGCAGGTGGCCTCGGGCAGCACCCAGCTCGCGGCCAGCGCCGACGAGATGGTCCGCACCGTGGACGACGCGGCCCGGGGGGGCGAGGCCCTGCGCGAGGCGGGGCAGGGCGTCATGGCGGCCCTGGAGCACCTCATGGGCAATGTGCGGGCCATGGACGACCACACCCGGCGCACCGTGGCGGAAACCGGCGTGGCGGTGCGGGACACGGACCAGGGGGCCCTGGCCGGCCAGGGCGCCGCCGAAGGCATGAAGGAGATCGAACAGGCCACGTCCCGCATCAACCAGGCCATCCGGGTGATCCAGGACATCGCCCGGCAGACCAACCTGCTCTCCCTGAACGCGGCCATCGAGGCCGCCAAGGCCGGGGCCCAGGGCAAGGGCTTCGCCGTGGTGGCCGAGGAGGTGCGCAAACTGGCCGAGCGCAGCGCCCAGTCCGCCCGGGAGATCGAGGAGATCATCGGCCAGACCCAGGAGGCCGTGAAGGGCGGGGTGCGGAGCGTCGCCACCACCCTGGAGCGCCTGGACGACATCCGGAGCCGCATCTCGGAGGTGTCCGGCAGCATCCACGGCATCGAGGGCCTCGCCCGGGAGCAGGGCCAGACCGGGGTGGAGGTGAAGGGCCTCATGGAGCACACCTCCTCCCGCCTGGAGCAGAACGCCGCGGCCACCGCCCAGCTCTCGGCCACGGTCCACGAGATCACGAAGACCGCCGAGGAACTGTCCACGGTGGCGGAGGAGATGAAGGACCTGGTGCAGAAATTCCGGCTATAG